Proteins from one Hydrogenophaga sp. SL48 genomic window:
- a CDS encoding thermonuclease family protein: protein MLFPSFVFSAALLSFAGSAAGAQDAAKPNFPPRADASYEARVTRVSDGDTLWVKPLTGGKYRKLRIDGIDAPEICQDGGLASKEALAARLLEKVVVVRERRRDDYGRPLVKLQLGDEDVAGWLVSEGHAWSYHWRHSNGPYAEQEERARERRKGLFAQDRPEVPRDFRRRNGPCPWP, encoded by the coding sequence ATGTTGTTTCCATCATTTGTTTTCAGCGCGGCGCTTCTGTCGTTCGCGGGCAGCGCTGCCGGAGCGCAGGACGCCGCCAAACCCAACTTCCCACCACGGGCCGATGCCAGCTACGAAGCGCGGGTGACCCGCGTGTCCGACGGCGACACGCTGTGGGTCAAGCCACTGACCGGCGGCAAATACCGCAAGCTGCGGATCGACGGCATTGACGCACCGGAGATCTGCCAGGACGGAGGTCTGGCGTCCAAGGAGGCGCTCGCTGCGCGCCTGCTGGAGAAGGTGGTCGTGGTGCGCGAACGCCGCCGCGACGATTACGGCCGCCCGCTGGTGAAGCTGCAACTGGGCGACGAGGACGTGGCCGGCTGGCTGGTCAGCGAGGGCCACGCCTGGTCGTACCACTGGCGCCACAGCAACGGGCCCTATGCCGAACAGGAAGAGCGGGCCCGCGAACGGCGCAAGGGCCTGTTTGCCCAGGATCGGCCCGAGGTGCCGCGCGATTTCCGCCGCCGGAACGGGCCTTGCCCCTGGCCCTGA
- a CDS encoding YitT family protein, with protein sequence MSALLRLFRPSASAPPLARSPAAAPGRHKPHEDAQALLTGTLFVALGVVLFGHVGLLTGGTAGLAFLVHYATGWSFSAVFFLINLPFYALAWRRMGARFTVKTFVAVGLLSLLAHLVPGWIQIGALAPGFAAVAGGLLMGAGMLMLFRHRASLGGFNVLVLYLQERFGWRAGHLQMALDCAIVLAAFSVRAPPQIAWSVLGAVVLNMTLAINHRPGRYMAV encoded by the coding sequence ATGTCGGCATTGCTGCGCCTGTTCCGTCCTTCCGCTTCGGCTCCGCCGCTTGCGCGCTCGCCAGCCGCCGCGCCCGGGCGCCACAAGCCGCACGAAGACGCGCAAGCGCTGCTGACCGGCACCCTGTTTGTGGCGCTCGGCGTGGTGCTGTTTGGCCACGTGGGGCTGCTCACGGGCGGCACCGCCGGGCTGGCGTTCCTCGTGCACTACGCCACGGGCTGGAGCTTCAGTGCGGTGTTTTTCCTGATCAACCTGCCGTTTTATGCCCTGGCCTGGCGGCGCATGGGCGCTCGCTTCACGGTCAAGACCTTTGTCGCGGTGGGCCTGCTCTCGCTGCTGGCGCACCTGGTGCCGGGCTGGATTCAGATCGGCGCGCTGGCGCCCGGTTTCGCGGCGGTGGCCGGCGGCTTGCTGATGGGCGCGGGCATGCTGATGCTGTTCCGGCACCGGGCCAGCCTGGGTGGTTTCAACGTGCTGGTGCTCTACCTGCAGGAGCGGTTTGGCTGGCGCGCGGGCCACCTGCAGATGGCGCTGGACTGCGCCATCGTGCTCGCCGCCTTCTCGGTGCGTGCGCCGCCGCAGATCGCCTGGTCGGTGCTGGGGGCGGTGGTGCTCAACATGACGCTGGCGATCAACCACCGGCCGGGGCGTTACATGGCGGTGTGA
- a CDS encoding 6-phosphofructokinase: protein MSSGKILVAQGGGPTAVINQSLVGVALEARRFQNVKRVYGARHGVRGIVDENFVDLTQETSHNLEAVARTPASALGSTRDKPDLKYCQEIFKVLRAHEIEHFFYIGGNDSSDTVRIVSEEAHKANYPLRSIHIPKTIDNDLVGNDHTPGFPSAARFVAQAFAGANLDNASLPGVYVGVVMGRHAGFLTAASALGKKFPDDGPHLIYVPERVFEIPKFLADVKAMYERHGRCVIAVSEGIHDASGQPIITQLAKDVEKDAHGNVQLSGTGALADLLCEEIKNRLGIKRVRGDTFGYLQRSFIGCVSDVDQREAREVGEKAVQFAMWGQVDGSVAIKRTGFYSADYELLPLDAVAGKTRTMEDEFISASGTDVTDAFRLYLRPLLGSDMPDAYRLRNNPVAKVLRP from the coding sequence ATGTCATCCGGAAAAATCCTCGTCGCCCAGGGCGGCGGCCCGACCGCCGTGATCAACCAGTCGCTGGTGGGCGTGGCCCTGGAGGCGCGGCGCTTCCAGAACGTGAAGCGGGTCTACGGCGCGCGCCACGGCGTGCGCGGCATCGTGGACGAGAACTTCGTCGACCTCACGCAGGAGACCAGCCACAACCTGGAAGCCGTGGCGCGCACGCCGGCCTCGGCGCTGGGCTCCACGCGCGACAAGCCCGACCTGAAGTACTGCCAGGAAATCTTCAAGGTGCTTCGCGCCCACGAGATCGAGCACTTCTTCTACATCGGTGGCAACGACTCGTCGGACACGGTGCGCATCGTGAGCGAGGAGGCGCACAAGGCCAACTACCCGCTGCGCTCGATCCACATTCCCAAGACCATCGACAACGACCTGGTGGGCAACGACCACACGCCCGGGTTCCCCTCGGCGGCGCGCTTCGTGGCCCAGGCCTTTGCCGGGGCGAACCTTGACAACGCGTCGCTGCCCGGCGTCTACGTGGGCGTGGTGATGGGCCGGCACGCGGGCTTTCTCACGGCCGCGTCCGCGCTGGGCAAGAAGTTTCCCGACGACGGCCCGCACCTCATCTACGTGCCCGAACGCGTGTTCGAGATCCCGAAGTTCCTGGCCGATGTGAAGGCGATGTATGAGCGCCACGGCCGCTGTGTGATCGCGGTGAGCGAAGGTATCCACGACGCCTCGGGGCAGCCCATCATCACCCAACTGGCCAAGGACGTGGAGAAGGACGCGCACGGCAACGTGCAGCTCTCCGGCACCGGCGCGCTGGCCGACCTGCTGTGCGAGGAGATCAAGAACCGGCTGGGCATCAAGCGCGTGCGCGGCGACACCTTCGGCTACCTGCAGCGCAGCTTCATCGGGTGTGTGTCCGACGTGGACCAGCGCGAGGCGCGCGAGGTGGGCGAAAAAGCCGTGCAGTTCGCGATGTGGGGCCAGGTCGACGGCTCGGTGGCGATCAAGCGCACCGGCTTCTATTCGGCCGACTACGAGCTGCTCCCGCTGGACGCCGTGGCCGGCAAGACGCGCACGATGGAAGACGAGTTCATCAGCGCCAGCGGCACGGATGTGACCGACGCCTTCCGCCTCTACCTGCGCCCGCTGCTGGGCTCGGACATGCCCGACGCCTACCGCCTGCGCAACAACCCGGTGGCCAAGGTGCTGCGGCCCTGA
- a CDS encoding preprotein translocase subunit YajC — MQLSDLGPLPLSIIASLIVAVFLLAIRIFVMQRMQQQRQRENRQETERLKSLVAAYRSLAGSFSPATGEHRPQIEEALGDIVLFGSLRQVELAAGYALSLTRGEPVDYQPLINELRFDLRTQLGLAPIPRSLVLPASGPGSGVRSGRGEGGGAGRAGGGGGGGGGVGGAAGAGGLGAGMMAADAMDQPRP; from the coding sequence ATGCAACTCTCTGACCTGGGTCCTCTGCCGCTCTCGATCATCGCCTCGCTGATCGTCGCCGTGTTCCTGCTCGCCATCCGCATCTTCGTCATGCAGCGCATGCAGCAGCAACGCCAGCGGGAGAACCGCCAGGAAACGGAACGGCTCAAGTCGCTGGTGGCGGCCTATCGCTCGCTGGCAGGCTCGTTCTCGCCTGCCACGGGCGAACACCGGCCCCAGATTGAAGAGGCGCTGGGCGACATCGTGCTGTTTGGTTCTCTCCGGCAGGTTGAACTTGCCGCCGGGTATGCGCTCTCGCTCACCCGTGGCGAGCCTGTGGACTATCAACCCCTGATCAACGAGCTGCGCTTCGATCTGCGCACCCAGCTCGGGCTGGCGCCCATCCCCAGGTCGTTGGTGCTCCCGGCGTCCGGGCCCGGCAGCGGTGTGCGTTCCGGTCGCGGCGAGGGCGGCGGAGCCGGCCGGGCCGGCGGTGGGGGTGGCGGAGGTGGCGGCGTGGGTGGTGCGGCGGGGGCCGGCGGGCTGGGCGCCGGCATGATGGCGGCAGACGCCATGGACCAGCCGCGCCCATAG
- a CDS encoding TspO/MBR family protein, whose protein sequence is MTMQQLPRNRTRSQQLIGLAGWMALCFATAGAGAVASANAKTFYSGLVQPAWAPPGWLFGPVWTVLFTMMAIAAWLVWRAPAEPTARRRALGLFVAQLAANALWSWLFFAWQQGGWAFAEVLVFWVLIALTCAAFWRIRPLAGALLLPYLAWVAFASYLNWVLWQANPAILG, encoded by the coding sequence ATGACGATGCAGCAGCTTCCGCGCAACCGCACCCGCAGCCAGCAACTCATCGGCCTCGCCGGCTGGATGGCCCTGTGTTTTGCCACCGCCGGAGCGGGAGCCGTGGCGTCTGCCAATGCCAAGACCTTCTACAGTGGGCTCGTGCAACCCGCCTGGGCACCGCCCGGCTGGCTGTTCGGCCCGGTGTGGACGGTGTTGTTCACGATGATGGCCATCGCTGCCTGGCTGGTCTGGCGCGCGCCGGCCGAGCCCACGGCCCGCCGCCGGGCGCTCGGCCTGTTCGTGGCGCAGCTCGCGGCCAACGCGCTGTGGAGCTGGCTGTTCTTCGCCTGGCAACAGGGCGGCTGGGCGTTTGCCGAAGTGCTGGTGTTCTGGGTGCTGATCGCGCTCACCTGCGCCGCGTTCTGGCGCATCCGGCCGCTGGCGGGTGCCTTGCTGCTGCCCTACCTGGCCTGGGTGGCGTTTGCGTCGTACCTCAACTGGGTGCTGTGGCAGGCCAATCCGGCCATCTTGGGGTGA
- a CDS encoding histone deacetylase family protein, with amino-acid sequence MKTFHNPHHALHQGREEMFRGRMVPCHEVPARLDYVLAELQRRSLGGLHTPEVNDAELDTAIGRVHGARYTAFLASAWDEWVAMDPANAQRDALPSVWPLGNRHAFRTDVLPQNFAARLGLFSYDSGSPLTAGTWAAARGGAACALAAARELLAGERAAFALTRPPGHHAGPDFFGGYCFLNNSAIAAQALRDGGKQRVAVLDVDYHHGNGTQTIFYERADVFTASVHGDPATEYPFFLGHADERGAGAGEGFNLNQPLPRGTGFEAWCAALDTAIDAIDDFNADALVVPMGLDTFEGDPISGFTLKSEDYDTVGRLLAAAGVPTVFVFEGGYAVAEVGVNAVNLLEGFCRSI; translated from the coding sequence ATGAAAACCTTCCACAACCCCCACCACGCGCTGCACCAGGGGCGCGAAGAGATGTTCCGTGGCCGCATGGTCCCCTGCCACGAGGTGCCGGCGCGGCTGGACTATGTGCTGGCCGAGCTGCAGCGGCGCTCGCTGGGCGGCCTGCACACGCCGGAGGTGAACGACGCCGAGCTGGACACCGCCATCGGCCGGGTGCACGGCGCGCGCTACACGGCCTTCCTCGCCAGCGCATGGGATGAGTGGGTGGCGATGGACCCGGCGAACGCTCAGCGCGACGCCCTGCCCTCGGTCTGGCCACTCGGCAACCGACACGCCTTCCGCACCGACGTGCTGCCGCAGAACTTCGCGGCGCGCCTCGGCCTGTTTTCGTACGACTCGGGTTCGCCGCTGACGGCGGGCACCTGGGCTGCGGCGCGCGGGGGCGCGGCCTGCGCGTTGGCGGCGGCGCGCGAGCTGCTGGCCGGCGAGCGCGCGGCGTTTGCGCTCACCCGCCCGCCCGGCCACCACGCGGGGCCGGACTTTTTCGGCGGCTACTGTTTCCTGAACAACTCCGCCATCGCGGCCCAAGCCTTGCGCGACGGCGGCAAACAGCGCGTGGCGGTGCTGGACGTGGACTACCACCACGGCAACGGCACGCAGACCATCTTCTACGAGCGCGCCGACGTGTTCACCGCCTCGGTGCACGGCGACCCCGCCACCGAGTACCCCTTCTTCCTCGGTCATGCCGACGAGCGCGGCGCGGGCGCGGGAGAAGGCTTCAACCTCAACCAGCCGCTGCCGCGCGGCACCGGCTTCGAGGCCTGGTGCGCCGCGCTGGACACCGCCATCGACGCGATCGACGACTTCAACGCCGACGCGCTGGTGGTGCCCATGGGCCTGGACACCTTCGAGGGCGATCCGATCTCGGGCTTCACCCTCAAGAGCGAGGACTACGACACCGTGGGCCGCCTGCTCGCGGCGGCCGGCGTGCCCACGGTCTTCGTCTTCGAAGGCGGTTACGCGGTGGCCGAGGTCGGCGTCAACGCGGTCAACCTGCTGGAAGGCTTCTGTCGCTCGATCTGA
- a CDS encoding DUF3455 domain-containing protein: protein MSLRTASLTTLATGAVLALSACATGGPAMAPKMATFSQDGLPAAVQVPAGHKVIMETVGVGQITYECRAKKDMAGQFEWVFVGPDAKLMDRMGKQVGKYYGPPATWESMDGSKLTATQLAVAPAMAGSIPLQLVKANPAMGMGAMQGVSHIQRVATKGGVAPAMACDAATMGSKQIVNYQADYIFWRAV, encoded by the coding sequence ATGTCCCTCCGTACCGCTTCCCTCACCACGCTCGCCACCGGTGCCGTGCTCGCCCTCTCCGCCTGCGCCACCGGCGGCCCGGCCATGGCGCCGAAAATGGCCACCTTCTCGCAGGACGGCTTGCCCGCCGCCGTGCAGGTGCCCGCCGGCCACAAGGTGATCATGGAAACCGTGGGCGTGGGCCAGATCACCTACGAGTGCCGCGCCAAGAAAGACATGGCTGGCCAGTTCGAGTGGGTCTTCGTCGGCCCCGACGCCAAGCTGATGGACCGCATGGGCAAACAGGTCGGCAAGTACTACGGGCCGCCCGCCACCTGGGAAAGCATGGACGGCTCCAAGCTCACCGCCACCCAGCTCGCCGTGGCGCCCGCCATGGCCGGCAGCATCCCGCTGCAACTGGTGAAAGCCAACCCCGCCATGGGCATGGGCGCGATGCAGGGCGTGAGCCACATCCAGCGCGTGGCCACCAAGGGCGGCGTGGCCCCCGCCATGGCCTGCGACGCGGCCACGATGGGCAGCAAGCAGATCGTCAACTACCAGGCTGACTACATCTTCTGGCGCGCTGTGTAA
- a CDS encoding c-type cytochrome, giving the protein MSARALAAGSLALLVGAGAPLAHAQGGDAVKGRQLFESRCIGCHSLDQNRVGPALGTVAGRTAGKAPGYTYSPAMAQATHVWTGDKLRAWLTDPEALVPGQAMGYSLSLADDRRDVVAFLQSLAQARPAQ; this is encoded by the coding sequence ATGTCGGCCCGCGCCCTGGCCGCTGGGTCGCTCGCGCTGCTGGTCGGCGCGGGCGCTCCGCTGGCCCACGCCCAGGGCGGTGACGCCGTCAAGGGCCGCCAGCTGTTCGAGTCGCGCTGCATCGGCTGCCACAGCCTCGACCAGAACCGTGTCGGCCCCGCGCTGGGCACGGTGGCGGGCCGCACCGCAGGCAAGGCGCCGGGCTACACCTACTCGCCCGCCATGGCCCAGGCCACCCACGTGTGGACCGGCGACAAGCTGCGGGCCTGGCTCACCGACCCGGAAGCGCTGGTGCCCGGCCAGGCCATGGGCTACAGCCTGTCGTTGGCGGACGACCGCCGCGACGTGGTCGCTTTTCTCCAGTCACTGGCCCAGGCCCGCCCGGCCCAGTGA
- a CDS encoding ferritin-like domain-containing protein gives MSNIVTPSSSLIATPASRRGFMRSGGALSAVAVALLAGKDVLAQGMSADVSKDVSILNVALGLEHEAINAYQLGAGSGLLQKPVLDIAVQFQGHHKAHRDALIATIQKLGGKPVAEMKLDEYAKALNAGALKSQADVLDLAARLELGATNAYLGVIPSLGSKDLAKVAARLAADETMHFTVLTSALGRPLPAGALSYGA, from the coding sequence ATGTCAAACATCGTCACCCCTTCGTCTTCTCTCATCGCCACCCCCGCCTCGCGCCGTGGCTTCATGCGCAGCGGCGGCGCCCTCTCGGCCGTGGCCGTGGCCCTGCTCGCCGGCAAGGACGTGCTGGCGCAAGGCATGAGCGCCGATGTCTCCAAAGACGTGTCCATCCTCAACGTGGCGCTCGGCCTGGAGCACGAAGCCATCAACGCCTACCAGCTCGGCGCCGGCAGCGGCCTGCTGCAAAAGCCGGTGCTCGACATCGCGGTGCAGTTCCAGGGCCACCACAAGGCGCACCGCGACGCGCTGATCGCCACCATCCAGAAACTGGGCGGCAAGCCGGTGGCCGAGATGAAGCTCGACGAGTACGCCAAGGCGCTGAACGCCGGCGCCCTCAAGAGCCAGGCCGACGTGCTCGACCTCGCCGCCCGCCTGGAGCTGGGCGCCACCAACGCCTACCTCGGCGTGATCCCCTCGCTGGGCAGCAAGGACCTGGCCAAGGTCGCCGCGCGCCTGGCCGCCGACGAGACCATGCACTTCACCGTGCTGACCAGCGCCCTGGGCCGTCCGCTGCCCGCCGGCGCCCTGTCCTACGGCGCGTGA
- a CDS encoding DUF3034 family protein, with translation MKQPHASHRPTPKTGLLALAAAGALIAAAPAHADTGKLLLTGGVSTIEGAAGGGLSPWAVIGSQATGGETGVSAYASRAETQDYGLSAYGVAVGIHDRVELSVGHQDFNTGVTGTLLGLPGLHLKQNIVGAKLRVAGDAILDSDSLMPQIAVGVLHKRLDSSGLDATLQALGAKRSGTDVYVSATKLFLAQGVLVNGTLRATKANQGGLLGHGATLGGADNGYQFMPELSVAYLLRKNLAVGVEYRAMPNKLKKAGAAAGLGDGLRAGAWKDVFIAWAPSKNVSLTLAYVDLGTVVPATTKNKKQTGAYVSAQIAF, from the coding sequence ATGAAACAACCCCACGCCTCCCACCGCCCCACCCCCAAGACCGGCCTGCTGGCGCTGGCCGCTGCCGGGGCCTTGATCGCCGCCGCGCCCGCCCACGCCGACACCGGCAAGCTGCTGCTCACCGGCGGCGTGAGCACCATCGAAGGCGCGGCCGGCGGCGGCCTCTCACCCTGGGCCGTGATCGGCAGCCAGGCCACCGGCGGCGAAACCGGTGTCTCGGCCTACGCGAGCCGCGCCGAAACGCAGGACTACGGCCTGAGCGCCTACGGCGTGGCGGTGGGCATCCACGACCGCGTCGAGCTGTCGGTCGGCCACCAGGACTTCAACACCGGCGTCACCGGCACGCTGCTGGGCCTGCCCGGTCTGCACCTGAAACAGAACATCGTTGGCGCCAAGCTCCGAGTGGCCGGCGACGCGATCCTCGACAGCGATTCGCTGATGCCGCAGATCGCCGTGGGCGTGTTGCACAAGCGCCTCGATTCCAGCGGGCTGGACGCCACGCTGCAGGCGCTGGGCGCCAAGCGCTCGGGCACCGACGTGTACGTGAGCGCGACCAAGCTGTTTCTGGCCCAGGGCGTGCTGGTGAATGGCACGCTGCGCGCCACCAAGGCCAACCAGGGCGGCCTGCTCGGTCACGGCGCCACGCTGGGCGGTGCCGACAACGGCTATCAGTTCATGCCCGAGCTGTCGGTCGCCTACCTGCTGCGCAAGAACCTGGCGGTGGGCGTCGAGTACCGCGCCATGCCCAACAAGCTGAAGAAGGCGGGCGCCGCCGCCGGCCTGGGCGACGGCCTGCGCGCCGGCGCCTGGAAAGACGTGTTCATCGCCTGGGCGCCGAGCAAAAACGTCTCGCTGACCCTGGCCTACGTGGACCTGGGCACCGTCGTGCCCGCCACCACCAAGAACAAGAAGCAGACCGGCGCCTACGTCTCGGCCCAGATCGCGTTCTGA
- a CDS encoding group I truncated hemoglobin, which produces MKKLIAPITFVAFSLLSLGSGLAAAQTMSPPMKAVTPASAYPVAPAAGLYQAFGEQAGIRALMDDFVVRLKADARIGEQFKDTNLANLAKQLTDQVCQLSGGPCVYKGPDMKEAHASMDINRGHFNALVEVLQQSMDARGIPFTRQNQLLALLAPMHRDVVTVK; this is translated from the coding sequence ATGAAAAAACTCATCGCCCCCATCACCTTTGTCGCCTTCTCCCTGCTGTCCCTCGGCAGCGGCCTCGCCGCCGCACAGACCATGAGCCCACCCATGAAGGCCGTCACGCCCGCCTCGGCCTACCCCGTGGCACCCGCCGCCGGCCTGTACCAGGCCTTTGGCGAGCAGGCCGGCATCCGCGCCCTGATGGACGACTTCGTGGTGCGCCTGAAGGCCGACGCCCGCATCGGCGAGCAGTTCAAGGACACCAACCTCGCGAACCTCGCCAAGCAGCTGACCGACCAGGTCTGCCAGCTCTCGGGCGGCCCCTGTGTCTACAAGGGCCCGGACATGAAGGAAGCGCACGCCAGCATGGACATCAACCGGGGCCACTTCAACGCCCTGGTCGAGGTGCTGCAACAGAGCATGGACGCGCGCGGCATCCCGTTCACGCGCCAGAACCAGCTGCTCGCGCTGCTGGCCCCGATGCACCGCGACGTGGTGACGGTGAAATGA
- a CDS encoding cupredoxin domain-containing protein, whose product MSARARFASMRTALAIAAALCGTLAQAATLQVTVLARDGQPLADAVVLLEPTAGAAPKTPAPVTAAIQQQKMQFLPAVSVVPVGSKLKFSNLDGWEHHVRGGPAGLAAFTSSGKAGFELRLDGREEGKPPASAEVTVGQAGPIQLGCHIHGSMRGYVYVTDSPWAVKTGPDGVAMLPDVPEGAARLRIWHPEQLVEAAATPVTVTQVTALNVPTQVQPRKRRP is encoded by the coding sequence TTGAGCGCCCGCGCCCGCTTCGCTTCGATGCGCACCGCGCTGGCCATCGCCGCCGCCCTGTGCGGCACGCTGGCCCAGGCGGCCACGCTGCAGGTCACCGTGCTGGCGCGCGACGGCCAGCCGCTGGCCGACGCCGTGGTGCTGCTCGAACCCACTGCGGGCGCGGCCCCGAAAACGCCGGCGCCCGTGACCGCCGCGATCCAGCAGCAGAAGATGCAGTTTCTGCCCGCCGTGAGCGTGGTGCCGGTGGGCTCGAAGCTGAAGTTCAGCAACCTCGACGGCTGGGAGCACCACGTGCGCGGCGGCCCGGCCGGGCTGGCCGCGTTCACATCCAGCGGCAAGGCCGGCTTCGAGCTGCGGCTGGACGGCCGCGAAGAAGGCAAGCCGCCGGCCAGCGCCGAGGTCACGGTGGGCCAGGCCGGGCCGATCCAGCTGGGCTGCCACATCCACGGCTCCATGCGCGGATACGTCTATGTGACCGACAGCCCCTGGGCCGTGAAGACCGGTCCCGACGGTGTGGCGATGTTGCCCGACGTGCCCGAAGGCGCCGCGCGACTGCGCATCTGGCACCCGGAGCAGCTGGTCGAGGCCGCCGCCACGCCGGTCACGGTCACGCAGGTCACCGCGCTCAACGTGCCGACCCAGGTGCAACCGCGCAAACGGCGGCCGTGA
- a CDS encoding sigma-70 family RNA polymerase sigma factor: MAEQPDDILMTLIDRVAQRDELALKALYDLTSGKLYGLALRVLGKNEWAEDALQDTFLQVWRTAPDYRASLSPPMAWLGLIVRSRSLDLLRRRKADREHLRDEIDDMADTLAGDSPNPMDTSLASQQAWALHQCLGRLENKQREVVSLAYLRDLSHGELSEQLKLPLGTVKTWIRRGLDQLRICMGRYA, translated from the coding sequence ATGGCAGAACAACCCGACGACATCCTGATGACCCTGATCGACCGCGTTGCCCAGCGCGACGAGCTCGCCCTCAAAGCGCTCTACGACCTGACCTCGGGCAAGCTCTACGGGCTGGCGCTGCGGGTGCTCGGCAAAAACGAGTGGGCCGAAGATGCGCTGCAAGACACCTTTCTGCAGGTCTGGCGCACCGCGCCCGACTACCGCGCCAGTCTGAGCCCGCCCATGGCCTGGCTGGGCCTGATCGTGCGCAGCCGCTCGCTCGACCTGCTGCGCCGCCGCAAGGCCGACCGCGAGCACCTGCGCGACGAGATCGACGACATGGCCGACACCCTCGCGGGCGACTCGCCCAACCCCATGGACACCAGCCTCGCCAGCCAGCAGGCCTGGGCGCTGCACCAGTGCCTGGGGCGGCTGGAGAACAAGCAGCGCGAGGTGGTGAGCCTGGCCTACCTGCGCGACCTGAGCCACGGCGAGCTGTCCGAACAGCTCAAGCTGCCGCTGGGCACGGTCAAGACCTGGATACGGCGCGGGCTGGACCAGCTGCGCATCTGCATGGGACGGTACGCATGA
- a CDS encoding anti-sigma factor → MKLTQHPELLDRLASAYAIGTLRGGARRRFETLAREQAPVRAAALVWQSRVASMTELQTSAEPSPAVWTRIHNLIVAEREQTAMAAARSAKAAPSGGWFRSLALWRGAAGAGALATVLAVVTAVGLRDDLGAQIGELQAALSAQPQIEYVAVLNDEQASASMLVTFDPKNKKLTLQRVGGYQEASDKSLQLWALPPGAAPRSLGVLSQEKLLQLAADQRDVNEVPALAISLEPKGGVPSETGPTGPVLFKGALIQKML, encoded by the coding sequence ATGAAATTGACCCAACACCCTGAGCTGCTGGACCGTCTGGCCAGCGCCTACGCCATCGGCACACTGCGCGGCGGTGCGCGCCGCCGTTTTGAAACCCTGGCCCGCGAGCAGGCGCCCGTGCGGGCGGCCGCGCTGGTGTGGCAAAGCCGCGTGGCCAGCATGACCGAGCTGCAGACGTCCGCGGAGCCCTCTCCCGCCGTCTGGACCCGCATCCACAACCTCATCGTGGCGGAGCGCGAGCAGACCGCCATGGCGGCGGCGCGCAGCGCCAAAGCCGCGCCGTCTGGCGGCTGGTTCCGCAGCCTGGCGCTGTGGCGTGGCGCGGCCGGTGCGGGCGCGCTGGCGACCGTGCTCGCCGTGGTCACCGCCGTGGGCCTGCGCGACGACCTGGGCGCGCAGATCGGCGAGCTGCAAGCGGCGCTGAGCGCACAGCCGCAGATCGAATACGTGGCCGTGCTCAACGACGAGCAGGCCAGCGCCTCGATGCTGGTGACCTTTGACCCGAAGAACAAGAAGCTGACGCTGCAGCGCGTGGGCGGCTACCAGGAGGCGTCCGACAAGTCGCTGCAGCTCTGGGCCCTGCCCCCGGGCGCCGCGCCGCGCTCGCTCGGCGTGCTGAGCCAGGAGAAGCTGCTGCAGCTCGCCGCCGACCAGCGCGATGTGAATGAAGTGCCGGCGCTGGCGATCAGCCTGGAGCCCAAGGGCGGCGTGCCGAGCGAAACCGGGCCGACCGGGCCGGTGCTGTTCAAGGGCGCGCTCATTCAGAAAATGCTCTGA